The following coding sequences are from one Deferrivibrio essentukiensis window:
- the hypD gene encoding trans-4-hydroxy-L-proline dehydratase translates to MNERVKRLRKFSLEAEETFSFERAKLLTDFYKSVEGKKIGIATKRGMALKYILENKAIYIGEDELIVGERGEFPKATPSYPEISLHSLGDLQILNSREKLPYKVSDEAFKIYEEEIIPYWEGKTIREEIFEKVSEEWKRAYKAGIFTEFMEQRAPGHTVADGKIYDKGLRDFINDIEDSISSLDKSDEEYNEKLDELTGMKIACEGVINYAKRHAKKAREMSLQEKDPIRKQELLKIAEICEYVPENAPRNFYEALQHYWFIHLGVITELNGWDAFSPGRLDLNLYPLYKKDIESGVFTKEEIKELLECFWVKFNNHPAPPKVGVTAEESSTYTDFAQINFGGVDKDGQDAVNDLSFLLLDVVEEMRIVQPNASVHISKKNPDSFLKRALEVVRTGFGQPAIFNADAVIQELLRQGKDIVDARLSGTSGCVESGAFGKENYTLTGYFNLVKVLEITMNNGVDPLTGERLGLETGYFDDFENFDELMNAFEKQLKYFLDIKLQGNLAIEEIYAKKMPAPFLSVLIDDCIKNAKDYNAGGAKYNSSYIQGVGIGTITDILSALKDVVFEKKIIPKSKVIEILRNNFEGYEVQRLILKNKTKKYGNDEPLADEIMKHVFEVFYRLVDGKPNYKGGQFRINMLPTTVHVYFGSVVGATFDGRKAFEPLSEGISPVQGSDVNGPTAVIKSASKMDHLKTGGTLLNMKVTPSLIKDEKGLSAMMQLVRTYFMFDGHHIQFNVIDAKTLKKAKEKPENYRDLIVRVAGYSDYFCNLNDKLKNEIIERTEHESFV, encoded by the coding sequence ATGAATGAAAGGGTCAAGAGGCTCAGAAAATTTAGCCTTGAAGCGGAAGAAACCTTTTCATTCGAAAGAGCAAAACTTTTGACCGACTTTTACAAATCGGTTGAAGGGAAGAAAATTGGCATAGCTACCAAAAGGGGGATGGCGTTAAAATATATTTTAGAAAATAAAGCTATTTATATCGGGGAGGATGAGCTGATTGTCGGCGAAAGGGGCGAATTTCCAAAAGCTACTCCAAGCTACCCTGAAATTTCTCTACATTCTTTGGGTGATTTACAAATTTTAAATTCAAGAGAGAAACTCCCTTACAAAGTAAGTGATGAGGCATTTAAAATTTATGAAGAGGAGATAATCCCTTATTGGGAAGGCAAAACTATTAGAGAAGAGATTTTTGAAAAGGTTAGTGAAGAATGGAAAAGAGCTTATAAAGCTGGAATCTTTACTGAGTTTATGGAGCAAAGGGCACCGGGGCATACTGTAGCAGATGGGAAGATTTATGATAAAGGGCTGAGAGATTTTATAAATGACATTGAAGACAGTATTTCATCTCTTGATAAGTCAGATGAAGAGTACAATGAAAAGTTGGACGAGCTTACAGGGATGAAAATTGCATGCGAAGGGGTCATTAATTATGCAAAAAGACATGCAAAGAAAGCTCGAGAGATGTCGCTTCAAGAAAAAGACCCGATAAGAAAACAAGAATTGCTTAAAATTGCTGAGATTTGCGAATATGTCCCTGAAAATGCCCCACGAAATTTTTATGAGGCCTTGCAGCACTATTGGTTTATCCATCTTGGTGTCATAACTGAATTAAACGGATGGGACGCATTCAGTCCTGGCAGACTTGATTTAAATCTATACCCTTTATACAAAAAAGACATCGAGAGTGGTGTATTTACAAAAGAGGAGATAAAAGAGCTGCTTGAATGCTTTTGGGTAAAATTTAACAATCATCCTGCACCACCAAAGGTAGGTGTTACCGCGGAGGAGAGCAGCACTTATACAGATTTTGCCCAGATAAATTTTGGTGGAGTGGATAAAGATGGGCAGGATGCTGTAAATGATTTGAGCTTTTTGCTGCTTGATGTAGTGGAGGAAATGCGGATAGTCCAACCCAATGCAAGTGTGCATATTAGCAAAAAAAATCCTGACAGCTTTTTGAAAAGGGCACTTGAAGTTGTTCGCACCGGATTTGGGCAACCGGCAATATTTAATGCTGATGCGGTGATTCAGGAGCTTTTAAGACAGGGGAAAGATATTGTGGATGCGAGACTCTCAGGGACGAGCGGATGTGTGGAGTCAGGAGCATTTGGAAAGGAAAACTATACACTTACCGGTTATTTTAATTTGGTAAAAGTACTTGAAATAACAATGAATAACGGCGTTGACCCGTTGACTGGAGAAAGGCTTGGCCTTGAAACAGGTTATTTTGATGACTTTGAAAATTTTGATGAGCTGATGAATGCTTTTGAAAAACAGCTTAAATATTTTTTGGATATAAAATTACAAGGTAATCTCGCAATAGAGGAAATTTACGCCAAAAAGATGCCTGCGCCATTTTTGTCAGTTTTGATAGATGACTGCATAAAAAATGCAAAAGATTATAACGCTGGTGGGGCAAAATATAACAGCTCATATATTCAGGGGGTGGGAATCGGTACAATAACTGACATTTTGTCGGCACTTAAAGATGTCGTTTTTGAGAAGAAGATTATACCAAAAAGTAAGGTAATCGAAATCTTGAGAAACAATTTTGAAGGTTATGAAGTCCAGAGGCTCATTCTTAAAAACAAAACAAAAAAATATGGGAATGATGAGCCACTTGCAGATGAGATTATGAAACACGTGTTTGAAGTGTTTTATCGTCTTGTCGATGGCAAACCTAATTATAAAGGGGGGCAGTTCAGAATTAATATGCTTCCGACAACAGTACATGTTTACTTTGGCTCTGTAGTGGGAGCTACATTTGACGGCAGAAAGGCTTTTGAGCCACTTTCTGAAGGGATATCACCTGTTCAGGGTTCAGATGTCAATGGTCCAACAGCAGTTATTAAATCTGCTTCCAAAATGGACCATTTAAAAACCGGCGGGACACTTTTGAATATGAAAGTAACCCCTTCTTTAATAAAAGATGAAAAAGGCTTATCCGCAATGATGCAGCTTGTTAGAACATATTTTATGTTTGATGGGCATCACATTCAGTTTAATGTCATAGATGCCAAGACTCTTAAAAAAGCAAAAGAAAAGCCTGAAAACTACAGAGATTTGATAGTAAGAGTAGCAGGATACAGCGATTATTTTTGCAATCTTAACGACAAATTGAAAAATGAAATAATTGAAAGAACGGAACATGAGTCATTTGTATAA
- a CDS encoding glycyl-radical enzyme activating protein, translating to MKGLIFDIKRYSIHDGPGIRTTVFLKGCPLKCLWCHNPESQSPKPQFFYYRDKCIGCKLCASSCSTNGLIFRNNRIVRSSCKYCLKCEEVCPSLSIKSVGKYYTVPDLVKIIKKDIDFYDSNGGVTFSGGEPLMQYDFLIEAMKTLKEKNINIAIDTSGYAASERILHVSEFADIFLYDIKYFENEGHKKLTGVENGLILQNLQLLSKTGVKIIVRVPIIPTLTDNEDNLRSIREFVESLKGDIILEPVFYHDTMIGKYELCEMEYSLNNLAKPDKYYKKEKSSILGVSYEEAS from the coding sequence ATGAAAGGGTTAATTTTTGATATAAAAAGATACAGTATTCACGACGGGCCGGGGATAAGGACGACAGTCTTTTTGAAAGGGTGCCCTTTGAAGTGCCTATGGTGTCACAATCCAGAAAGCCAAAGTCCAAAACCCCAGTTCTTTTATTACAGGGATAAATGTATCGGTTGTAAATTATGTGCTTCTTCTTGTAGCACAAACGGTTTAATTTTCAGAAACAACAGGATTGTACGAAGCAGTTGCAAATATTGCTTGAAGTGTGAAGAAGTTTGTCCATCCTTGAGTATAAAATCGGTTGGAAAATATTACACAGTACCTGATTTGGTAAAAATTATAAAAAAAGATATTGATTTTTACGACAGCAACGGAGGAGTCACTTTTAGTGGCGGCGAACCTTTAATGCAGTATGATTTTTTGATAGAAGCTATGAAAACTCTTAAAGAGAAAAATATAAATATTGCAATTGATACAAGCGGGTATGCTGCAAGTGAAAGGATTTTACATGTGTCTGAATTTGCTGATATATTTCTTTACGATATAAAATATTTTGAGAATGAAGGGCATAAAAAACTCACTGGTGTTGAAAATGGTCTGATTTTGCAAAATTTGCAGCTTTTGTCTAAGACTGGAGTAAAAATAATAGTCAGAGTCCCGATTATCCCGACACTTACCGACAATGAAGATAATCTGAGATCTATTAGGGAATTTGTTGAATCGCTCAAGGGGGATATAATATTAGAGCCGGTCTTTTATCACGATACAATGATAGGAAAATATGAGCTTTGTGAAATGGAATATTCTCTAAATAATTTAGCTAAGCCTGACAAATATTATAAAAAAGAGAAATCAAGTATATTGGGAGTGAGTTATGAAGAAGCAAGCTGA
- a CDS encoding GntR family transcriptional regulator — protein sequence MSVLNLLSVREQVYEYLKSMINSGELKSGDTINLNALADKFNISKTPLRDALLQLEVDGFVNILPRKGIIVSKLTLEDIKWYYEVIASAESYILEKYGNKMTGDHLDAMEKYNNSMKDALKNDNFDEYYKNNLNFHNTYINLTENKTMLKTIRVAKERLYDFPRKKEFVKDWELDSVVEHDELINLLEQKEFALAAKFIKNVHWSFEYQLKYILKYYTETE from the coding sequence ATGAGTGTGTTGAACCTACTTTCTGTTCGGGAACAGGTGTATGAATATTTAAAATCGATGATAAACAGTGGAGAGCTAAAGAGCGGTGACACAATAAACCTGAATGCCCTGGCAGATAAATTTAATATAAGTAAAACACCACTGCGGGATGCTCTTCTTCAACTTGAGGTGGATGGATTTGTCAATATTTTGCCAAGAAAAGGGATAATTGTCTCCAAACTAACTTTGGAAGATATAAAGTGGTATTACGAAGTTATAGCCTCAGCAGAAAGCTATATTCTTGAAAAATACGGTAATAAAATGACAGGTGATCACTTAGATGCCATGGAAAAATATAATAATAGCATGAAAGATGCTCTGAAGAATGATAATTTTGATGAATATTACAAAAACAATCTCAATTTTCATAATACTTATATAAATCTAACGGAAAATAAAACTATGCTAAAGACGATAAGGGTAGCTAAAGAGAGATTGTACGATTTCCCTCGCAAGAAGGAGTTTGTAAAGGATTGGGAGCTTGATTCTGTTGTAGAGCATGATGAACTAATAAATTTACTGGAACAAAAGGAATTTGCCCTTGCTGCAAAATTTATAAAAAATGTTCATTGGTCATTTGAATATCAGCTTAAATATATTTTAAAATATTATACGGAAACAGAATGA
- a CDS encoding YkgJ family cysteine cluster protein, translated as MTVRIMYTFNMGGFDLKVLENKFDEVLNYNIPLEEKLNKLLSICDNIIRENHNEFNLKEIDCKAGCGHCCILNIATLEPEIKNIIDYVNKHFDKNKRVELKAKIQENYIMVVGLDDDERISIRRKCVFLDENASCSIYPVRPILCRSVTSISAESCKEVIAAASFGENVPIISNLYVKDIYITLFNAIYEFLGENDVEVKSKKLTVWLKKYIDNIED; from the coding sequence ATGACAGTAAGAATAATGTATACTTTTAATATGGGTGGTTTTGATTTGAAAGTATTAGAAAACAAATTTGATGAAGTGTTAAACTACAATATTCCGCTTGAAGAAAAACTGAATAAGCTTTTGTCAATTTGCGACAATATCATTCGTGAAAATCACAATGAGTTTAACCTCAAAGAGATTGACTGCAAGGCAGGTTGTGGACACTGTTGTATATTGAATATTGCAACTCTTGAGCCTGAAATTAAAAATATTATTGATTATGTAAATAAACACTTTGATAAAAACAAAAGGGTAGAGCTTAAAGCAAAGATACAGGAAAATTACATAATGGTTGTTGGTCTGGATGATGATGAGAGGATTTCAATCAGGAGAAAGTGTGTATTTTTGGATGAAAATGCAAGTTGCAGTATTTACCCGGTAAGACCTATACTTTGCCGCTCGGTTACATCTATAAGTGCTGAAAGCTGCAAAGAAGTTATAGCAGCCGCTTCGTTTGGGGAAAATGTTCCAATCATATCTAACCTATATGTTAAAGATATTTATATTACCCTTTTTAATGCTATTTATGAATTTCTCGGTGAGAATGATGTCGAAGTTAAAAGTAAAAAATTAACTGTATGGCTAAAAAAATATATTGATAACATTGAAGATTAG
- a CDS encoding metallophosphoesterase family protein produces MKITVISDTHTDSIKNIPKKLLDDIALSDAVIHAGDIVGYTLIKELTLINPLIYPVKGNTDPYLPDLLPKKRELNFNGTTVGVIHGDGSPFGLENRLLYEFENTDLIIYGHTHKPFYGKFRKQYLLNPGSPTNNRWTDKNSYAILTIENKAFSAEIIYL; encoded by the coding sequence ATGAAAATAACCGTAATTTCAGATACACATACTGATTCGATAAAAAATATACCTAAAAAACTTTTAGACGACATAGCCTTATCAGATGCTGTTATACATGCAGGAGATATAGTAGGTTATACCCTGATTAAAGAATTAACCCTAATAAATCCTCTCATATACCCGGTAAAAGGGAATACTGACCCCTATCTCCCCGATTTACTTCCTAAAAAGAGGGAGCTTAACTTCAACGGTACAACAGTAGGAGTTATTCATGGTGACGGCTCACCATTTGGACTTGAGAATCGACTTTTATATGAATTTGAAAATACAGATTTGATTATTTACGGTCACACCCACAAGCCGTTTTACGGAAAATTTAGAAAGCAGTATCTTTTAAACCCCGGAAGCCCTACAAATAACAGATGGACTGATAAAAACAGTTATGCTATACTGACCATTGAAAATAAAGCTTTCTCAGCTGAAATAATTTATTTATGA
- a CDS encoding NAD(P)/FAD-dependent oxidoreductase, with protein sequence MKVAIIGAGSAGMFAAYELMNKKGVQVDLYEKGADIKTRTRKEIMSGFGGAGAYSDGKLTLTTEFGGWLSDFMPESELKNLIDRADKIWVDVSGVSEIDTKSDYEKIKDLEYLCSRHSMRLYAAKIRHLGTDNCLKSIFNIYDKFENSENIKMYCSTGVADLIVENGEAKGLITESGEKRYYDRIIIAVGRSGNQWMQEMAIKYDIESDINPVDIGVRVEIPKSVSDNFTEQLYEFKIKYYTSEFEDEVRTFCVNPGGFIAQEKNQNNLITVNGHSYKNKKSENTNFALLVSTKFTEPFREPVKYGQNIAYLANMLSGGSIIVQRFGDLLRGRRSTESRIRKNFVVPTLKTAMPGDLSFVLPYRYLTDIKETILQLDKVMPGMADPNTLLYGVEVKFYSLRIKVDNNLKSINLKNLYCVGDGAGITRGIIQASASGLVAADDILSSI encoded by the coding sequence ATGAAAGTAGCTATAATTGGTGCTGGTAGCGCAGGGATGTTTGCTGCCTACGAACTTATGAACAAAAAAGGGGTACAAGTCGACCTTTATGAAAAAGGGGCAGATATAAAAACTCGTACCAGAAAGGAAATTATGTCAGGATTTGGTGGTGCCGGAGCATACTCAGACGGTAAACTTACCTTAACTACCGAGTTTGGAGGATGGTTATCAGATTTCATGCCTGAGAGTGAGCTAAAAAATCTTATTGATAGGGCTGACAAAATATGGGTTGATGTTAGCGGCGTCTCTGAAATTGACACAAAATCTGATTATGAAAAAATAAAAGATTTGGAATATCTCTGCTCGAGGCACAGCATGAGACTTTATGCAGCAAAAATCCGTCATTTAGGTACTGATAACTGCTTAAAGTCAATTTTTAATATCTATGATAAATTTGAAAATTCAGAGAATATAAAAATGTATTGCAGCACAGGTGTTGCAGATTTAATAGTCGAAAATGGTGAAGCTAAGGGGCTTATAACAGAGTCAGGGGAAAAAAGATACTACGACAGGATTATAATTGCTGTTGGCAGAAGCGGGAATCAATGGATGCAAGAAATGGCGATTAAATACGATATAGAATCGGATATCAACCCTGTAGATATAGGCGTGAGGGTTGAAATACCAAAGTCTGTTTCTGACAATTTTACGGAACAACTGTATGAATTTAAAATAAAGTATTATACGTCTGAGTTTGAAGATGAAGTCAGGACTTTTTGTGTAAACCCCGGCGGTTTTATTGCACAGGAAAAGAATCAAAACAACCTGATTACAGTAAATGGGCACAGCTATAAAAACAAAAAAAGCGAAAATACCAATTTTGCGCTTCTTGTTTCAACAAAATTTACAGAACCTTTCAGAGAACCTGTAAAATATGGTCAGAATATTGCATATCTGGCAAATATGCTAAGTGGCGGCTCGATAATAGTTCAAAGGTTTGGGGATTTGTTACGAGGCAGAAGGTCTACAGAAAGTAGAATCCGCAAAAACTTTGTAGTCCCGACACTTAAAACTGCAATGCCGGGAGACTTATCTTTTGTTTTACCTTACAGATACCTTACAGATATAAAGGAAACCATACTACAACTTGATAAGGTTATGCCGGGGATGGCTGACCCTAATACACTTCTTTACGGAGTAGAAGTAAAATTCTATTCTCTTAGGATAAAGGTTGACAACAACCTAAAATCAATAAACCTGAAAAATCTCTACTGTGTTGGCGATGGCGCGGGGATAACCAGAGGTATTATCCAGGCTTCAGCATCAGGGCTTGTGGCAGCTGATGACATATTAAGCTCAATATAA
- the ispG gene encoding flavodoxin-dependent (E)-4-hydroxy-3-methylbut-2-enyl-diphosphate synthase, producing MTRRYTKTINVGNVKIGGDSPIVVQSMTNTDTRDVLSTVSQIKLLEDAGCEIIRVAVPDEEASSKLKDIRKNINIPLIADIHFDYKLAINSIINGADCVRINPGNIGGFEKLRKVAEVAKDYNVSLRIGVNSGSLEKDLLKSYGISVKSIVVSALRSVEFLESIGFTNFKVSLKASSVPLTIDSYRAFSKLTSYPLHIGVTEAGTTFAGAIKSAIGIGTLLSEGIGDTLRVSLTGDPIKEVEVAYEILKSLNLRNNGPEFISCPTCGRTEINLEELAVEVEKKLKHIKDNITIAVMGCPVNGPGEARGADYGIAGGKGVGLIFKKGKILKKVKSEHILDEFLKVLKEDNIL from the coding sequence ATGACAAGAAGATATACCAAAACCATAAACGTGGGGAATGTTAAAATCGGGGGGGATTCCCCCATTGTTGTCCAGTCCATGACTAATACAGACACAAGAGATGTTTTGAGTACGGTAAGTCAGATAAAACTTCTTGAGGATGCAGGCTGTGAAATTATAAGGGTAGCCGTGCCGGATGAAGAAGCCAGTAGCAAACTAAAAGATATAAGGAAAAACATTAATATACCACTAATTGCCGATATACATTTTGACTATAAACTTGCCATAAATTCCATTATTAATGGAGCAGATTGTGTAAGGATTAATCCGGGCAATATTGGTGGATTTGAAAAGTTAAGAAAAGTTGCTGAAGTTGCCAAAGATTACAATGTTTCTTTGAGAATAGGTGTAAATTCAGGCTCTCTTGAAAAAGATTTGCTAAAATCTTACGGTATTTCTGTTAAGTCTATCGTAGTTTCAGCATTAAGAAGTGTTGAATTTCTTGAAAGTATCGGTTTTACTAACTTTAAGGTTTCCCTAAAAGCAAGCAGTGTCCCTTTAACTATTGACTCTTACAGAGCCTTTTCAAAACTGACAAGTTACCCCCTTCACATTGGCGTTACAGAGGCCGGGACAACTTTTGCAGGTGCAATCAAATCGGCAATAGGTATAGGTACACTTTTATCTGAAGGGATAGGGGATACCCTAAGAGTCAGCCTGACCGGTGACCCGATAAAAGAGGTTGAGGTCGCCTATGAAATACTTAAATCATTAAACTTAAGAAATAATGGCCCGGAATTTATATCCTGCCCCACATGCGGACGTACCGAGATAAATCTGGAAGAGCTCGCTGTCGAAGTTGAAAAAAAGCTTAAGCACATAAAAGATAACATTACTATCGCCGTAATGGGTTGCCCTGTAAATGGTCCCGGAGAAGCAAGGGGCGCAGACTACGGTATTGCCGGTGGTAAAGGGGTTGGTCTTATTTTTAAAAAGGGTAAAATATTAAAAAAAGTAAAATCCGAACACATCCTCGACGAATTTTTAAAGGTATTAAAGGAAGATAATATTTTATAA
- a CDS encoding molybdopterin-dependent oxidoreductase, translating into MGQIYINDKAYDFREGETILDVARRNEIDIPVMCYLEHITPTGACRLCLIEIEGVGKPVAACVTYALDGMKVKTDTEKVVKNRKKMMEFVLMKHPLDCPVCDKAGECMLQDTAYGFGIKEETFKTEKPNKPKFDWEMIIHDANLCVLCERCVKLCHEVAGCSALEIQERGFENIINTKDGANLSCDFCGICVDYCPVGALLDKPYKHSVRSWDLDKAQSVCTMCPVGCKVEYGLHQGEIYRATSANNGFICSLGRYAFKYTDNSERVTNTLKRVNNNLETADFNESVKAVAEKLDKVKEYYGEGSVAFLVGSSLSTEDIVATKLLADKIADGKVTTDIMLEYGAYFSEYFKKFNTYSNIGKLENLRDSELTFVIGADLKRESLGVKWDIMNAVTKNDGKLVTITLTECEYEYMADATLKADYGDFAGVFEKIKSNNDRLYADIRDYIKNAKKISFIVGNEYIQAEKQIKSVFAFLDYAGGKDKLYNFITTSDKSNFITALNVIGDSYSSASFLDELGKGKIKALVTVGFDTFNVGKLYKTIQKNAVNLEFLVSLGMFTDNLSRNADFFFPLKSYLEQEATFVTIDNRLIKSEKIIDAPDGAYSAYEILSEIGAAEGVTLPKSADEIFDNLVSGKFGFPEIKYREIDGCLYNVVQSGYSQTEFSYKEFPKGTVELIVNERYHNGLLTGKAALEKKDGEAYRKYYFDVKGEIISGDDACFDGKCTLNSSVAKGVVLIPKN; encoded by the coding sequence ATGGGGCAGATATATATTAACGATAAAGCTTACGATTTTAGAGAAGGGGAAACAATCTTAGATGTTGCCAGAAGGAATGAAATAGATATTCCCGTGATGTGCTATCTTGAACATATCACACCTACAGGTGCTTGCAGACTTTGTCTTATTGAGATTGAAGGGGTCGGCAAACCTGTGGCTGCCTGTGTTACATATGCACTTGATGGGATGAAGGTTAAAACCGATACGGAAAAAGTCGTAAAAAATAGAAAAAAAATGATGGAATTTGTCCTTATGAAGCACCCGCTTGATTGTCCTGTTTGTGACAAGGCCGGAGAATGTATGTTGCAAGATACGGCATACGGGTTTGGGATAAAAGAGGAAACATTTAAAACAGAAAAACCAAACAAACCTAAATTTGACTGGGAAATGATTATCCATGATGCAAATCTTTGTGTACTTTGTGAAAGGTGCGTAAAGCTGTGTCACGAGGTAGCAGGTTGCAGTGCTCTTGAAATCCAGGAGAGGGGTTTTGAGAATATTATAAATACAAAAGACGGCGCAAATCTCAGTTGTGATTTTTGCGGGATTTGCGTCGATTATTGCCCTGTGGGAGCACTTCTTGATAAGCCTTATAAACATAGCGTCAGATCATGGGATTTGGATAAGGCACAAAGTGTGTGTACCATGTGTCCTGTAGGATGTAAGGTTGAATATGGTCTTCATCAAGGTGAGATTTATAGAGCTACTTCAGCAAACAATGGGTTTATATGCTCGTTGGGAAGATATGCATTTAAATATACCGATAATTCTGAAAGGGTTACAAACACCTTGAAAAGAGTTAACAATAATCTTGAGACGGCTGATTTTAATGAGTCTGTAAAGGCAGTTGCTGAAAAGCTTGATAAGGTAAAAGAGTATTACGGTGAAGGCTCTGTGGCATTTTTAGTCGGCAGTAGTCTTTCTACTGAAGATATTGTGGCTACTAAACTTTTGGCGGATAAAATTGCTGATGGTAAAGTTACCACAGACATTATGCTTGAGTATGGTGCATACTTCAGTGAGTATTTCAAAAAATTCAATACTTATAGTAATATTGGTAAACTTGAAAATTTAAGAGATTCTGAACTTACATTTGTTATTGGCGCTGACTTAAAGAGAGAATCGTTAGGTGTAAAATGGGATATCATGAATGCTGTCACCAAAAATGATGGCAAGCTTGTTACCATCACTTTGACTGAATGTGAATATGAATATATGGCTGATGCAACGTTAAAGGCAGATTACGGTGATTTTGCAGGCGTATTTGAAAAGATAAAGAGCAATAATGACAGGCTGTATGCAGATATCAGAGATTATATAAAAAATGCTAAAAAGATTTCGTTTATTGTTGGTAACGAGTATATTCAGGCTGAAAAACAAATTAAGTCTGTATTTGCATTTCTTGACTATGCAGGCGGTAAAGATAAACTCTATAACTTTATAACTACAAGTGATAAATCAAACTTTATTACTGCTTTAAATGTAATAGGTGACAGTTATTCTTCTGCATCTTTCCTTGATGAACTTGGAAAAGGGAAAATTAAGGCGCTTGTGACAGTTGGTTTTGATACGTTTAATGTAGGTAAGCTATACAAAACAATACAGAAAAATGCTGTTAATCTTGAGTTTTTAGTGAGTCTTGGCATGTTTACTGATAACCTTTCGAGAAATGCAGACTTTTTCTTTCCTTTAAAGAGCTATCTTGAGCAGGAAGCAACTTTTGTAACAATAGATAACAGGTTGATAAAGTCTGAAAAGATAATTGATGCACCTGATGGTGCTTATTCGGCTTATGAGATTTTAAGTGAGATTGGTGCTGCAGAGGGTGTAACATTACCAAAAAGTGCGGATGAGATTTTTGATAACCTTGTTTCAGGTAAATTCGGATTCCCTGAAATAAAATATAGAGAAATAGACGGTTGCCTTTATAATGTGGTACAAAGCGGATATTCGCAGACTGAGTTTAGTTATAAAGAGTTTCCTAAAGGGACTGTGGAACTTATTGTTAATGAAAGGTATCACAACGGGCTTCTTACAGGAAAAGCCGCACTTGAAAAGAAAGATGGTGAGGCATACAGAAAGTATTATTTTGATGTAAAAGGTGAGATTATAAGCGGTGATGATGCTTGCTTTGATGGTAAATGCACTCTAAATAGTTCTGTGGCAAAAGGTGTAGTCCTTATTCCAAAGAATTAA